GCAGAATGCCACTGGCTCAGGCAAAACGCTGCTGATGCATGTCAATTACCTGCAGTATAAGCACTACTCAAAAAAATACGGCAAAGAGAAGAATCTCTCCAGAGCAGTTCTTATCTCACCCAATGAGCGTCTAAGTAATCAACATTTAACCGAATTTCATGAAAGTAATATTAATTCGGCGTTACTTGAAAAAAAACAAATTTCAACGGCTGACATTGATGTAGTTGAGATTACAAAATTAGGTCATAAAGAAGGACCGGGAACAATTGCAACTCGCAGTCTTGGCGATCAGAATTTGCTGCTTGTTGACGAAGGGCATCGCGGCCTTTCAGGGAAAAACGCCAAGACGGATGAAAACGCATGGTTTAAAAACCGTGCCATGCTATGTGAAAAAGGCTTTACCTTCGAATACTCGGCAACCTTTGATCAGGCCGTTTCCGGTACGGGACACGAAGACGACTATGCAAAAACGGTTGTTTTTGACTACTCCTACCGTTGGTTTTATGAGGATGGCTTTGGCAAAGACTATCAAATTCTCAACTTACCAAAATCATTTGAGGATTTAAAAGCCGTCTATTTAACCGCCTGTCTGCTTAAGTTCTATCAGCAGCTTGATATCTATGAGGACAAGCGCGAGGAATTGCATCCTTTTAATATTGAGAAGCCTTTATGGGTTTTTGTTGGGAGCACCGTAACCGGTGGCAAGCTCGGGAAGGACGAACAGATTGTCGCCACCGATGTGGCCCAGATTATCGCATTCATAGCCGATTTTCTCTCGAACAAAGATAAGGCTTGCAAGCGTATGGAGGAAATTCTGACCGGAAACGGACAGGACACCGGTCTATTGGATAGTAATGGCGTTGATATTTTTGAAGGCTCATTTACATGGCTGGCCAAAACAATGAACGCAGGGCTTTCTTATGACGATCTTTACAAAAATATCCTTCAATTGCTGTTCAACACAAACACCGGCGGGCATCTTGCCCTTGATCGCGTAAAAGGAGAATCTGGGGAAATTGCGCTGCGGGTCGGCACGTCAGAGACACCTTTTGGGCTGATTAATGTTGGTGATGCTAAAGCGCTTGCGGAGCATATTGAAAGTGTAGCGAAACAAGATGGTTTGTCACTGTCTGTTGAGGATAGCGACTTCTCGGAAGCGGCCTTTGATTCTGTTAAGGATTCCGCCTCCCCAGTCAACCTGCTTATCGGCTCAAAGAAGTTTGTCGAAGGCTGGGACTGCTGGCGAGTGAGTACCCTTGGTTTAATGCATGTTGGTAAAAGCGAAGGGGCACAAATTATTCAGCTTTTTGGACGTGGCGTGCGACTGAAAGGATACCAATGGAGTCTCAAGCGAAGTGGGCATAGCTATGCTGCGTCCATTCCTTCATATATCGAGGAACTGGAGACGCTGAACGTATTCGGTGTGGAAGCTGATTTTATGGAGAAATTCCGCCAATTCCTTGCCGATGAAGGATTGCCCGGCAATGAGCGCAGACGTGTGTTTACCATACCGCTGAATGTCACCTATGACTTCGGCAAAAAGTTACAGATTATCAGGCCAAAACGAAAAGCGGATGACGGAAAAGAATATGACTTTAAAAAGGATGCTCCCGTCCCCAGCTTGGGTCAGCTAACAGAGTATCTTCAGCTACACCCGGTTGTGTCTGACTGGTATCCGCGTATTCAATCCATCCACTCAAAGAAGACTGCCGAGGCGATCAAAAAAGATGATGTGAAATTGGCTGACAGGCATATCTCGCTACTGAATATGGATGCGTTGTATTTCGAACTCGAGCAGTTCAAGCGTGAGAGAAGTTGGTACAACCTGAATATTGATAAAACAGGTATCCAAAAGCTCCTTGCTGATACAACATGGTACACCCTCTATCTGCCGACCAGCCGATTGGAACCAACTAGTTTTGATGATGTTTTATTATTGCAACAGGTGGCAACCGAACTCCTCAAGAGGTTCTGCGATCATTATTACAACTATTGTAAACGGTCA
This genomic stretch from Ostreibacterium oceani harbors:
- a CDS encoding DEAD/DEAH box helicase family protein — its product is MAKQKSKGPKQHKFRDKLLLNQWLMSLFGIDPLAEDASIRPFHKLAEPIRHPKLEGFDKDNLHNFYHALVNSNLFWDDGVQLSKSQLLAYEENIVRHTQAINAKRHRPVVWKYYQWLSLLFVEIYLDRYFSDRESLLAALNEYVDRFNSRYLEYADMAYFNEDELNKLSLQNATGSGKTLLMHVNYLQYKHYSKKYGKEKNLSRAVLISPNERLSNQHLTEFHESNINSALLEKKQISTADIDVVEITKLGHKEGPGTIATRSLGDQNLLLVDEGHRGLSGKNAKTDENAWFKNRAMLCEKGFTFEYSATFDQAVSGTGHEDDYAKTVVFDYSYRWFYEDGFGKDYQILNLPKSFEDLKAVYLTACLLKFYQQLDIYEDKREELHPFNIEKPLWVFVGSTVTGGKLGKDEQIVATDVAQIIAFIADFLSNKDKACKRMEEILTGNGQDTGLLDSNGVDIFEGSFTWLAKTMNAGLSYDDLYKNILQLLFNTNTGGHLALDRVKGESGEIALRVGTSETPFGLINVGDAKALAEHIESVAKQDGLSLSVEDSDFSEAAFDSVKDSASPVNLLIGSKKFVEGWDCWRVSTLGLMHVGKSEGAQIIQLFGRGVRLKGYQWSLKRSGHSYAASIPSYIEELETLNVFGVEADFMEKFRQFLADEGLPGNERRRVFTIPLNVTYDFGKKLQIIRPKRKADDGKEYDFKKDAPVPSLGQLTEYLQLHPVVSDWYPRIQSIHSKKTAEAIKKDDVKLADRHISLLNMDALYFELEQFKRERSWYNLNIDKTGIQKLLADTTWYTLYLPTSRLEPTSFDDVLLLQQVATELLKRFCDHYYNYCKRSFIEPRLELRELTPEDDNIPQEDFYQLIVDGSEEQVISGIIKVQKELEENKQSLLKAGELQACKFGMHLFAPLFHVRKGGKITILPVALNQSEFQFVTDLKEWSETNTDQLQKDGVELFLLRNLSRGKGVGFFEAGNFHPDFILWMIVDGKQYVTFIEPHGLLHEGPASEKVQFHKRIKDIEMRFANPDVILNSFILSWTKYPHLRWGISQEELEANHVLFMTDDRNGYIDKLFDRLKVIAK